One region of Halomicrobium sp. LC1Hm genomic DNA includes:
- a CDS encoding HalOD1 output domain-containing protein, with protein MAATERRNGVEIDDEWEPSTAIVRAVSSHTGQSVMELPPLYEAVDPDALDALFSGRQTLGVLTFAYAGHDVTVRTDQTVDVIAHG; from the coding sequence ATGGCAGCGACCGAACGTCGGAACGGTGTCGAAATCGACGACGAGTGGGAGCCAAGCACCGCGATCGTCCGCGCGGTCAGTTCACACACCGGACAGTCGGTGATGGAACTCCCGCCGCTGTACGAAGCCGTCGATCCGGACGCGCTGGACGCGCTGTTCAGCGGTCGCCAGACGCTCGGCGTACTCACGTTCGCCTACGCCGGCCACGACGTGACGGTTCGTACCGATCAGACGGTCGACGTGATCGCTCACGGCTGA
- a CDS encoding conditioned medium-induced protein 4 has product MDEKTEELRDIFVDVAGEDTVTERQEDGHGSLLSDEGGVEERLLTVIDRLRERFEVDTPLSDEALVTVVRRYYEGDDDAAIADAVDADTDVVTRARIDLHLLRDEDTDAPFDLARLREADTGETVREAFDLTEAELARYRRVVAAQTRARQVSGRFQSEYEDVLHDAGIGTVLTDGVRDDGLGEATEDIGSLEEDADVDF; this is encoded by the coding sequence ATGGACGAGAAAACCGAGGAACTCCGTGACATCTTCGTCGACGTAGCGGGCGAGGACACCGTCACCGAGCGCCAGGAGGACGGCCACGGCTCGCTACTCTCCGACGAGGGGGGCGTCGAAGAGCGCCTGCTGACAGTGATCGACCGCCTGCGCGAGCGCTTCGAGGTGGACACGCCGCTGTCGGACGAGGCACTCGTCACGGTCGTCCGTCGCTACTACGAGGGCGACGACGACGCGGCCATCGCCGACGCCGTCGACGCCGACACCGACGTGGTCACCCGTGCCCGGATCGACCTCCACCTGCTCCGCGACGAGGACACCGACGCACCGTTCGACCTGGCGCGACTGCGCGAGGCCGACACCGGCGAGACCGTCCGCGAGGCGTTCGATCTCACGGAAGCCGAACTGGCACGCTACCGGCGCGTCGTCGCCGCCCAGACCCGCGCCCGGCAAGTCAGCGGCCGCTTCCAGAGCGAGTACGAAGACGTGCTCCACGACGCCGGGATCGGGACGGTGTTGACCGACGGCGTCCGTGACGACGGCCTCGGCGAAGCGACCGAAGACATCGGCTCGCTGGAGGAAGACGCCGACGTGGACTTCTAA